A region of the Lentimicrobium sp. L6 genome:
TATTGGATTTGTTAATGAAGCCATGGTTCCTATAGTTGATGGTCGCATTAATTATACATTGGGAGGCAGTGAAGAAACAGCCTTAAATCAAGTTTTTACTCCTGCACCACTAGCAAAAGCTTTAAAATCAAGTCATGCTACTAACATGACCATTAATTATATGGGGAGCTATAATAGATGGGGCGTACCTAATTATCTAGAATCTCCTGGAGACGATATTTCTCCTGAATTAATGACACAAATTAACGCCGCTCTTCCCGAAAATCGTCCTGTACCAACATATCATCCTGAATACCTTTACGATGTCAATCGTCAAAATTTAACTCTTGTTGCCGATGCTGATGTATGGGTTACTTTTGTGCACGAAGGAGCTGGATACACCAATGCCCTTGGTTATTATACATATCATAGAGATTTCCCTCCTCAAACTATTGAAGATATTGAAGAATGCAAGATCATTTTTCCTAATGTTTCCTACAGAGGTAGTGGTGGTAAATTAAACTCAGGAAGCAAAGTGCATTTAGGAAGCTTTCCTGCTGAAACTGTTATAGGTTGGGTTTTGCTTCGTAATGGTTGGAATCAGACTTCTCAAACTGTGAGCACAGGCGCTGGAGCAATTTTCAGTGACAAAATTTTAAATCCCGAACCTAATGAAGAGTATAGACAACACGTGGTATTATTGCATAACGAGGGCGAGAATACCTTTGTCATTAGCTTCGAAGATTTAATTCGCCCAGGTGGTGATAATGATTTCAACGATGCTATCTTCTATGCCTATGTTGACCCTATCGACGCTGTTGAGACTATCAACTTCCCTCCTCTTGATTCTGACCCAACTGACACAGATGGTGATGGTATAGAAGATGGAATTGACGAATATCCTGAAGACCCTGAACTGGCTTTCAATAATTATTATAGCAGTTTAGACCATTACGGAACTCTTGCCTTTGAAGACTTATGGCCATCAGTAGGTGATTATGATTTCAACGACCTCGTTATCGATTATAATTTTAATAGAATCACTAATGCTCAAAACGATGTAGTGAAATTAGATGCTAAATTTGTGGTGAGAGCCATTGGAGCTAGCTTCCATAATGGGTTTGGATTCGAGATGCAAGGAATAGACCCTGCAGATATCGAATACATCAACGGTCAAAATTTATTACACGATATTATCGCTACCAATGCCAATGGAACTGAAGCAGGACAAAGCAATGCTACTGTGATTGTATTTGACGATGCTTGGGACCATGGACATGGAAACACCAAAGAGAGCCAAGAGTTTATTGTTCCTGATACCATGACAATAAGCATAAAACTAAGTAGCCCCATGGATGTAGCTGACTTTGGACTAGCACCATTCAACCCATTCATTTTTGTGAATGGTGAAAGAGGCCGCGAAGTTCATCTAGCCAATTATACACCTACCGATTTGGTGGATGCTAGTTATTTTGGACAGTATTCTGACCGTTCTAATCCTGAAGAAGGAAGATATTACAAAACAGAATTTAATTTACCATTCGGTTTAAACATTGCTAGTAAACTTGACTATGCTCTAGAAAAATCACCAATTAACGATGCACATTTAAAATTCATCAATTGGGTGGAAACAAGCGGCAGTAATTATCCAGATTGGTATATGAATAAGAGTGGTTACAGAAACGATTTGAATATTTATCACATCGACTAAGAATATAAAAGAATTAATCAACATCAATCATCAAAAGAGCTGTTCTAACCGACAGCTCTTTTTTTTATCTTTGAATAAAAATGAAAGTTGGTAACCAATCATATAGAACCATTTGGGTAAACCCGGAGAAGCCAGAAGTAGTACAAATTATTGATCAAAGATTCCTCCCCCATCAATTTGTGATAAAGGAACTCAACAGATACAGCATGGTAGCCGAAGCCATTAAAGACATGTGGGTAAGAGGAGCGGGTCTCATTGGAGCTTCTGGTGCCTATGGGATTTATTTGGCTTGCTTGACTTTAAAACAAAATGATAACTTTGATTCCAAACTCACTAAAGCAGCTCAATTGCTAAAATCTACCCGTCCAACGGCTGTAAACCTAAGCTGGGCTATTGACAGAATGTTAGTAGAATTGCAAGATCTTATAGAATTAGAGGAGCTTAAAAATAGAGCACTAGCTATAGCGAATCAAATTGCTGACGAAGATGCAGAAATGTGCAGAAAAATTGGTCAACATGGACTACAAGTATTACAAGAGCTTCATCATAAGAATCCTCAAAGAGCACTTAATATTCTCACCCATTGTAATGCAGGATGGTTGGCTTTTGTGGATTATGGTTCGGCCTTATCTCCCATTTATGCAGCACATGAAAAAGGAATCCCAGTTCATGTTTGGGTAGACGAAACTAGACCCAGAAATCAAGGGGCATCATTAACAGCTTGGGAATTAAAAGAGCATGGCATACCACACAGCATCATTGCAGATAATACTGGTGGCCACCTTATGCAACATGGTTTGGTTGATATGGTGATAGTGGGAAGCGACAGAACCACTAGAACTGGTGATGTAGCCAATAAAATAGGAACTTATTTAAAAGCATTAGCCGCATTTGACAATCATATCCCTTTCTATGCAGCTCTACCCTCCTCCACCATCGATTGGAATTTAAGGGATGGTATTAAAGAAATCCCCATTGAAGAAAGAGATGCACATGAAATAAAATACATGAGTGGACTGAGTAAAGAACACAAAATAGAAGAAATTCTGATCTGTCCGAAAGATAGCCCTGCCGTAAATTACGGTTTCGATGTTACTCCTGCTCGACTTATTACAGGAATCATCACAGAAAGAGGAATCAGCAAAGCCAATGAAGAAGAAATGCTAAACCTATATCCAGAAAGGAAATCATAATGAGCGACGATGGTATTATTAAATTCCAATATGATTGGAAAAAAGAAGAATTACAAAATACAAAAAATCTGGAGGAGCTTATATATTATAGAGACTTGGCCCATGAAAAGAAATATATTGGAGTTTATGAAAATGGAATTGGTTATGGAAATATTAGCATACGAGCAGAAGGTGGATTTTTAGTCAGCGGTAGCGCCACAGGCTCCATTACACCATCCAATTCAAACCACTATTCTTTGGTTCATCAATGGGCTATCAAAAACAATAAGATCTGGTGCACTGGACCAATAGCAGCCTCCTCCGAATCACTAACTCATGCTGTCATCTATCAAGAGCTTCCACAAATTAATGCCATCCTCCATATCCATCATCTTCAACTTTGGAACCGATATTATCATTCTTTACCCTCCACCTGTTCTCACATACCTTATGGAACAACAGATATGGCTAGCGCAGTGAAATTCCTTATCCGAAATCAGCAAGAAGACGAAGGCCTATTTTTAATGAAAGGACATAAAGAGGGATTGCTAGCTTATGCTAAAGATATGAAATCTGTTTTTCAAATTTTTGAGGATCTATTTTAATCATTTGCTAGTTTATTCATAAAAAATCAAAATTGAATCCTGCATTTAAATCTTGGGCTATTATTTCCCAAAAACTAATTACATTTGCAGCTATTAATCAGGATTTTCTTAAGCAATGTTTACACTATACATAAAAGAAATCAGTTCGTTTTTAAATTCATTGATAGGCTATATCGTGATCATCGTTTTTCTATTGATCAACAGTCTCTTCTTATGGGTTTTTCCAACTGAATTTAACATCCCAGAATTTGGATACGCCTCCATGGAATCTTTATTCCTCATGGCCCCATTTGTATTTTTATTCCTCATTCCTGCCATTACCATGCGCATGTTTTCCGAGGAAAAGAAATCAGGAACCATAGAAATCTTACTCACCCAACCCCTAAGTGATTTACAAATCATTATGGCTAAATTCTTTGCAGGTGTAAGTTTGGTTATCATTAGTGTTTTACCAACTCTAGTATTTTTAATCACCATTTATATCTTTGGTTTTCCGGCAGGAAATGTAGATCTAGGTGGCACCTGGGGATCCTATATTGGATTAATATTTTTAGGGGCAGCCTTTGTAGCTATTGGCCTTTTTGCTTCTTCCATAACTGACAATCAAATTGTAGCCTTTATATTAGCCATTGTTATCACTGCTTTTAGCTATTTAGGCTTCGAGATCATCTATTCTCTTGACCTTTTTGGTCCAGTAGATTTATTTATTAAGTCCTTGGGAATTAGTGCCCACTACGCCTCCATGAGTAGAGGGGTGATTGACACTAGAGATTTAATCTACTTTTTCAGCTTTGCTGCTGTTTTCATCATGTTAACTAAAATATCTCTTGAATCACGTAAATGGTAAGCTGACATGAAAAACACAAGAAACAATCACCGAAGAAATAATATACTACAGCTGGTTTATGGTCTTATCATCATCATGACCATCAATATCATTTCGAATTATGTGTATACCCGATTCGATCTCACCAGTGAAAAAAGATATACCCTCTCTCCTGCCACCATCGATATGCTGGAAAACCTAGATGAATATGTATTCTTCAAAGTTTATTTAGATGGGGATTTCCCTGCTGGTTTCAAACGCTTAAGAAACGAAACCAAGGAAATGCTTAATGAGTTTAGGGCTTATAGCAAATATATTGAGTTTGAATTCTCTAACCCTTCCGAAAGCAGCGATGAAGAAGAAAGAAACAAGGTTTATAAATTACTCATGGAAAAGGGCTTACAACCCACCAACCTTCAAGTAAACGACAAAACAGGAAATTCCGCACAACTTATCTTCCCAGGAGCCATTGTGAGTTATATGAATGCCGAAGGGCATGTTGAATTATTGAAAACCCAACTGGGGATGCCTCCGGAAGAAGTTTTAAATAGTTCTGTTGAGAATTTGGAATTCACCTTGGCTAGCGTCATCCGCCAATTGGCAGTAAATACCAGAGCCAAAATAGCTTTTATAGAAGGTCATGGTGAGTTGAGTAAAAAAGAAACAGCAGATATAGGTAATGCTTTATCAGAACATTATAGTGTGACCAATATTCGCTTGAATGAACAAATAACTAGTCTTTCCGATTTCAAAACCTACGACAGTACCGGAAGAATCATCATCACCAATAAATTTGACGCCATTATTGTTGCTAAACCGGATTCTGCATTTTCTGAAAAAGACAAATTCATCATCGATCAATATATCATGAGAGGTGGTAAAGTATTATGGCTCGTAGATCCTGTTTATGCCTCCATGGATAGCCTTCAAAACGCCAGAACAACTTTAGGTTTTGGATTAGATTTGAATCTCAATGATATGTTCTTCAAATATGGAGTGAGGATGAATCAGGAGTTATTAATGGATTTAAATGCTCGGCCTATCCCTATTGTTACAGGTATGATTGGAGACCAACCCCGACAGGAATTCCTACCTTGGTTTTATTTTCCTATTTTAACCAGTGCCAGTAAGCATCCGATAGTGAATAATATGAACTCCATTATGACTGATTTCTCTGGTACTTTAGATACGGTAAAGTCTGAAAATGTAAAGAAAACTGCTTTATTGGCCTCCTCCGATTATACCCGAATATCTAAGTCACCTGCACTTATCGATCTACAGATTATGGATAATCCACCAGACCCTAGGATGTATAATCTGCCACCTAAAATGGTTGCCGTATTGGTTGAGGGGGAGTTCACCTCATTATTTGCCAACAGAATCCCACCTAAATTAGCCAATAACGACAGCATAGGATTTCAAAAAGCAAGTAAAAAAACAGCTCAAATATTTGTTTCAGATGGTGATATTATCAAGAATCAGTTACATTATAGCAAAGGCTATCCACTTCCTTTAGGATTTGACCAGTATACTCGAGAGACATTTGGGAACAAAGATTTCATCTTAAATGCCATGAATTATTTAATAGATAAGAATGGCTTAATCAGCATCAGAAGTAGAGAGATAAAACTTCGTCTATTGGACAAAAACAAGATGGACGAGAATATGTTGCTGATCAAATCGTTAAATGTAATGACGC
Encoded here:
- the mtnA gene encoding S-methyl-5-thioribose-1-phosphate isomerase, with translation MKVGNQSYRTIWVNPEKPEVVQIIDQRFLPHQFVIKELNRYSMVAEAIKDMWVRGAGLIGASGAYGIYLACLTLKQNDNFDSKLTKAAQLLKSTRPTAVNLSWAIDRMLVELQDLIELEELKNRALAIANQIADEDAEMCRKIGQHGLQVLQELHHKNPQRALNILTHCNAGWLAFVDYGSALSPIYAAHEKGIPVHVWVDETRPRNQGASLTAWELKEHGIPHSIIADNTGGHLMQHGLVDMVIVGSDRTTRTGDVANKIGTYLKALAAFDNHIPFYAALPSSTIDWNLRDGIKEIPIEERDAHEIKYMSGLSKEHKIEEILICPKDSPAVNYGFDVTPARLITGIITERGISKANEEEMLNLYPERKS
- the gldG gene encoding gliding motility-associated ABC transporter substrate-binding protein GldG; the encoded protein is MKNTRNNHRRNNILQLVYGLIIIMTINIISNYVYTRFDLTSEKRYTLSPATIDMLENLDEYVFFKVYLDGDFPAGFKRLRNETKEMLNEFRAYSKYIEFEFSNPSESSDEEERNKVYKLLMEKGLQPTNLQVNDKTGNSAQLIFPGAIVSYMNAEGHVELLKTQLGMPPEEVLNSSVENLEFTLASVIRQLAVNTRAKIAFIEGHGELSKKETADIGNALSEHYSVTNIRLNEQITSLSDFKTYDSTGRIIITNKFDAIIVAKPDSAFSEKDKFIIDQYIMRGGKVLWLVDPVYASMDSLQNARTTLGFGLDLNLNDMFFKYGVRMNQELLMDLNARPIPIVTGMIGDQPRQEFLPWFYFPILTSASKHPIVNNMNSIMTDFSGTLDTVKSENVKKTALLASSDYTRISKSPALIDLQIMDNPPDPRMYNLPPKMVAVLVEGEFTSLFANRIPPKLANNDSIGFQKASKKTAQIFVSDGDIIKNQLHYSKGYPLPLGFDQYTRETFGNKDFILNAMNYLIDKNGLISIRSREIKLRLLDKNKMDENMLLIKSLNVMTPIVLIFIMALFLQWRRKRKYTVKN
- a CDS encoding class II aldolase/adducin family protein: MSDDGIIKFQYDWKKEELQNTKNLEELIYYRDLAHEKKYIGVYENGIGYGNISIRAEGGFLVSGSATGSITPSNSNHYSLVHQWAIKNNKIWCTGPIAASSESLTHAVIYQELPQINAILHIHHLQLWNRYYHSLPSTCSHIPYGTTDMASAVKFLIRNQQEDEGLFLMKGHKEGLLAYAKDMKSVFQIFEDLF
- a CDS encoding LruC domain-containing protein, whose translation is MKNFRLFAFLFAGSLLVSSCAKHLPKLEQDPNATSQNASGMGDVKAAANFNWETSTTASIEIQTLDHSDNAFPNVKVSILTDFQDKGGSVIINGISNANGIFELDYKFPGHLSEVVIATNHIGFVNEAMVPIVDGRINYTLGGSEETALNQVFTPAPLAKALKSSHATNMTINYMGSYNRWGVPNYLESPGDDISPELMTQINAALPENRPVPTYHPEYLYDVNRQNLTLVADADVWVTFVHEGAGYTNALGYYTYHRDFPPQTIEDIEECKIIFPNVSYRGSGGKLNSGSKVHLGSFPAETVIGWVLLRNGWNQTSQTVSTGAGAIFSDKILNPEPNEEYRQHVVLLHNEGENTFVISFEDLIRPGGDNDFNDAIFYAYVDPIDAVETINFPPLDSDPTDTDGDGIEDGIDEYPEDPELAFNNYYSSLDHYGTLAFEDLWPSVGDYDFNDLVIDYNFNRITNAQNDVVKLDAKFVVRAIGASFHNGFGFEMQGIDPADIEYINGQNLLHDIIATNANGTEAGQSNATVIVFDDAWDHGHGNTKESQEFIVPDTMTISIKLSSPMDVADFGLAPFNPFIFVNGERGREVHLANYTPTDLVDASYFGQYSDRSNPEEGRYYKTEFNLPFGLNIASKLDYALEKSPINDAHLKFINWVETSGSNYPDWYMNKSGYRNDLNIYHID
- the gldF gene encoding gliding motility-associated ABC transporter permease subunit GldF, whose amino-acid sequence is MFTLYIKEISSFLNSLIGYIVIIVFLLINSLFLWVFPTEFNIPEFGYASMESLFLMAPFVFLFLIPAITMRMFSEEKKSGTIEILLTQPLSDLQIIMAKFFAGVSLVIISVLPTLVFLITIYIFGFPAGNVDLGGTWGSYIGLIFLGAAFVAIGLFASSITDNQIVAFILAIVITAFSYLGFEIIYSLDLFGPVDLFIKSLGISAHYASMSRGVIDTRDLIYFFSFAAVFIMLTKISLESRKW